In the Ranitomeya imitator isolate aRanImi1 chromosome 2, aRanImi1.pri, whole genome shotgun sequence genome, acttcagatcttccagggtcTCTACCCCACCTGTAACATGCGCACAGAGGGAGGTAATGAcatgcgtaggaagatgacagtcctttGAGttcatacaaggccagttgatcaaaTGATCACAACTTGGTGTTAGGgctcgcggaacgcaccaaataataagatagattaaggtgcgttcgcagcccggggtccaccgtgcagagatggaacctgctgccaagtaatgacggactatatggcggtacaatgagaatacacacacgggttaacttcaccctgtgtgaaggaagcaaaccctgttaagtcacagggccgcggtaccgcacacaagagcgcaagcaaggagtcaccaagctcagtcccaagacttgggatccgagtccgactagactacttgcgctcgacaccgctaatggggtgtcagcataaccaaagtaataataacagatgcacgagagtgcatgcggtgccgcactggcggacgccactaaccacccaggcttgggtcaggaaagcgctgtgaaagcgcacggcgccgcactggcggtcacagcaattagacgctgtatggagtaacgtgctggtagctaagtcgggcgctagatagcaatcaccctccttccgcgaacagtcatacaatagggaggggattttaatgaacgaatttcactcacaacacacacatttacaaatgtacactagcgcatggccgtgcggtcatgcgcagcttatatagctgcagcacgttcaggaccttccaataaaggaccaatgggaaccgctgcagcatctgagcatgtgaccctcgatctccaatgggagatctcaccctgggcatgctcagaagggaaaaagcaggacttagatcccaaaagcgtctgctcgccgctgcccagcactggcttcaatggcagaagcaggcaagacagcagtaatcctatgcacagagtgagactgagcaaggcgctgggactgacgtctccgctgagcagactccactgcggctggagaagaatgggagaccgcagcggagatggttcgagatttcccctgtgcagaggtgggaactcaacacctaacacttggcttctccaaacatctccatggaaccagatgACCGGCAGGTCCCAAtcttggctttctccaaacatatccatggttcagcaatggtcacATGTGGCGgctctgtatttcttcagttggTGTGATGATGCCATGACTTCTGTAGTGTAGACTTCCTGAACACAGGCAGATCGTCCTTTTTCTAGGTCACAACTCTCATTCCTCAacagtcttgggggggggggggggggaatggaaggaggccatccctcactgctggagtgtgcacacaacatgcatagattgtccttcatattgcagagcacCAATGGGTCATCAGCTTATTAGCAAACATTCAAACATTGTGTCTTTATTTCTCAAAGTTAGTAGAACAATACAAGCacagatacaatagctaatcagcagcCAGTCAACCATTGGCAGCCAttgaacattaaggctatgtgcacacgttgcggattttgctttggatctgcagctgcgggtcagcagcagttttccatgagtttacagtaccatgtaaacctatggaaaacagaaaccgctttGCCCATGCTGCggtaaaaaccgcgcggaaacgcagcggtttacattccgcagcatgtcaattctttgtgcggattccacagcggtttacacctgctccataataggaatccgcattaaatccgcaggtaaaatgcagtgccttttacctgtggatttctcaaatccgctgcggaaaaatccgcagacctcaagaatacgtgtgcacatagcctgaatcaaTGACAATAAGGGCCAACATTCATTCTCACATGAACTCTAACTGACGTCGCCACTCTGGGTGTggaggactttaaccccttcagcaTGAAGACTCTtggggtctctgtgtggtgtgAACATTAACATAATGGCTGCCACTTTAGGCTACTTCCACACTTCCGTCTTTAGAGCTCCGTcggtttgggaaaaaaaacggatcctgcaaatgtacttgcaggatgcgttttttttcccatgcacttgtattagcgacggattgccacatgtcgcatccgtcgtgcgactgatgcgtcgtgttttggcggaccgtcagcacaaaaaaagttccatgtaatgtttttttgtgcgtcgcgtccgccatttcctccctggactgcagaatgggcagcggatgtgttgaaaaactgcatccacttaccacgtcgtgcagttatttcacaacgtccgtcggtacgttggcccgacgcattgcgacgggcccgtaccgacggaagtgtgaaagtagccttgcctggctcttcccgattgccttGGTGTGTTGGCAATTAAGGTAATATTTTGAGGGATTTATGTTTGCTGGCATCAATCctaggggttagtgttggagagacatctgtcagacatcccCATCACTAACCCATTAAGCTGAAAGAAAATAAACACTCCGAAAAatattttatttgtaaaaaaacaaacaaacaaaaaaaacctaccCCTGGTtcaccaaattattattattattattatacatttttatagcgccatttattccatggtgctttacatgtgtatacggggcaaatatagacaaatacattaaacatgagcaaaaaacaaggcacacgggtacataaggagggatgattctacccgcgagggctcacagtctgcaggggatggctgaggatacactaggagagggtagagctggttgtgcggcggttcagtaggttgaggataactgtaggcttgtcggaagacatGTATAGTGGGATtggcccactcttgcacaggggcccaccagagggTTCTCCTGTTTTCAGTGGGACAATCCTGTCCCTTatgctatgttcacactaggcgatttttttatttatttattttttttttttttaaagcaaaacttgatcttttggcaggaaagaagctgaggcaaaaatgcaggttttgctgcgtttttggggctttttgtgctgcttttttgctccattttttttttggtgttttttttcccTGATATTTTGgcatgctacatttgtctcttatgcatgctgataaagtttagtgcaaacAAATCTCATTCTATTTAATCAGGTTTTGgtacaaaaaaacgctacataaccggatacctgatttttttttttttttttttttttttttttggtgcagatttccagcgttttttcaccactaattaatttcaatgggtgaaaaacgctgaaggaAGTAACATGCTCTATTGTGcgaaaaccacaaaatactgatgaaaaaaaacccaagatgtgtgcatgagatttctgaaatctcagactttgctgatACTATacaacgcagctgaaaattagcataaaaaaaaaatgctgaaaaaagtcacgtgtgaacatagccttactctaTACAGTCCTTATCATTCTGGGTCAGCCATAACTTCAGGGCAGGATCTAGCTTCTTCTCTTTTTAACATGTTTACAGCTGTAATTAGACAATGATCAGCACTCCCATCATCCTGGTGTTTACATCTCTCAGTATATAAGTAACACCCACTTTGATAGATATTATGGCTGCCTGTTAAAATGGCACTGATAAAATCCACATTTGTCATTCCATTTACAGCTGATCAGAGATCCATTTGATGTTGTCAGCCATTTCAGAATGAAATGAACATACAGCTAGGGCTGCATTTACATTTGTGGAAAACTAGGTATTTTCCCTTATAATAAGGGGGACATTTGAGGTTATCACCCATAGGAGCAATTGTTGACCCTTTCTCTGTCCTATACTCAACTCTTTCCCTACCTAATGACCCCttatgccttaaggtaccttcacattaagcgacgctgcagcgataccgacaacgatgtcgatagctgcagcgtcgctgtttggtcgctggagagctgtcacacagacagctctccagcgaccaacgatcccgaagtccccggtaaccagggtaaacatcgggttactaagcgcagggccgcgcttagtaacccgatgtttaccctggttaccagcgtaaaagtaaaaaaacaacaaacactacatacttacctaccgctgtctgtcccctgcgctctgcttcctgcactggctgtgagcgtcggtcagccggaaagcagagcggtgacgtcaccgctgtgctttctggccgctTTGCTCAGtcggtgcaggaggagtgcagagaagcagagcgccggcgacagacagcggtaggtaagtatgtagtgtgtgttgtttttttacttttacgctggtaaccagggtaaacatcgggttactaagcgcggccctgcgcttagtaacccgatgtttaccctggttaccagtgaagacattgctggatcggtgtcacacacgccgatccagcgatgtctgcagggagtccagcgacgaaataaaattctggactttatgcagcgaccaacgatctcccagcgggggcctgatcgttggtcgctgtcacacataacgatttcattaacgatatcgttgctacgtcacaaaaagcaacgatatcgttaacgatatcgttatgtgtgaaggtacctttagactagggTCAGAGGACCCTGCTGATATCCACAGTCTAAATGTAGAGGGGTCCAGAACAATTGATTGGCGGGGAAGATAAGGAAGTGGCATGTCCAATTTCTGACTGCTGGCCCTTTTGTTCTTTAAGAGAGAACCAGAGCTGTTTTGGCATcggctctcatagagaacacagggctgATCTTATGTTTCGCAGAGTCATGCGACATAGACTATCAGCCAAAGCATTGTTTTCCCAACTGCTTTCTAAACTTTGTAGGGGGCTTATGACCACCAGAGAGGTTTCAATTAATGCTTTTACTATTCTAGGCCAGGGAGACTTTGAGATTTCTAGAAAAACGGTCTAAAATGATAGTACCGAGCCCTACTTTGTGTATTGCCCAGGGCTCTGTTTCCTATAAAATAAGACTGAGTGTTATTACCATAGTCAAAAGGGCCAACTCTGCGTATGCCATGGCTTGTAGAGTGTCTAATTATTAAAATAAATTTGAAAGCCATGCTGGTTCCAAGGAGTCCACGGATTCCAACATAGTCCACAAATGGCAACCTGAAAAACCTAAAATAAATAGGGAATTAAATGAATATAGACAAGAAGCAGTCCTTCATTCACCATCATAGTACAACCTATGGAACCTTGTTCTGAGATTGAAGTATCATAGGTCACTatggttctcacagtaccgccattccccctcacagtataatgttcccacagtactgccattccCCCATTACACGATATATTTTGTGACACTAGTTACTACTCATGGACAAAATCAAAAGGTCCGAGGTCAGGAGCCAGGAGGGTACGACATAGACGTAATACAAAAAAAGTCAGGTCATGATCCAGGTGTCAAAATACCAAGAAGATAGCGGATCAAGCAAAGAGTGAAAATGCACAGATTCAGAGCACAGTCCTAGGTCAGGCAGCAGTAGAACAGAGCACAGTGAAACAAGGCAAACATACACCAGTGAGCAAGACGCTACAATTTGCACTAGTCTGGTACAGAGAGCTGGCTAAATACCCAGGTAATTatctgaaccaccatcagtacatgaatacataaaCTGACCCACCATCAGCACTTGACTACgtcaccagaacctccatcagtatgtgaatacatcaccagaaccaccataggtatatgaatacatgaccagaaccaaGAGTACTTGAATACAAGAACTAAGTACAACAATCAATTGTCATATCAATTCAGCCCTATAAGCAATTGCATCGCATGAATTTATAACCCTTCAACTTCCATTATGTCCTTAAAAATGGTAAGGAGATAATGGGAGTTATtaacagccatcatcacactgtggACCATACAATGATCATTAACATCCAGGTATCTTATGGATTACATCTTCTCTGGAGTCATCTGCTGAAGCAGTGGCCAACTTAGCCAGTGATTGGGAGCATGGAGGACATGTCTTAGTCAGCAATTCAACTTGTGTTCCAGTCCGTAtaagactagagaatacaacatctacacgttcTATCTCCAGATATGTTTCCCCTTGTTGTCATcctttatgatgttacattggcTCACTTTCTTCTTATTCATTTCCCTACAATATCAGATCTCTCAGTGGACATCTTGTATACTGAGACAATTTTTCTGAAATAatcatcaaggatggatatggacagggaccagatggcggagaggatattacacctcaccctagagatcctcttctggcttactggagaggtgagagattctgatgacgtcacattacatcattcttatctatgggaataacagatggacagaactggagaggtgaggactctggaaatgtctgtagtgagatgtattcatgtgtctctccataaccaggattacacagtagtgaagaagacctctagtgaacgctgtcaggacctggtgtgtgagggatggggaagacccctaagCCCAATCACAAGGCCCCCACCTCACCTGATACATGAGAACTTGAATGACCGGAAGATTCTAGAACTCgcttacaagatgattgagctgctgactagagaggtgggaatgctgggacattatacagtaacactatgaagggatcggggggatgactgtatcattgtatgtgtcaggttcctataaggtgtcaggatgttgctgtctatttctccatggaggagtgggagtatttagaagaacacaaagatctgtacaaggacgtcatgatg is a window encoding:
- the LOC138666909 gene encoding oocyte zinc finger protein XlCOF29-like, translating into MDMDRDQMAERILHLTLEILFWLTGEDYTVVKKTSSERCQDLVCEGWGRPLSPITRPPPHLIHENLNDRKILELAYKMIELLTREVGMLGHYTVTL